Sequence from the Deinococcus detaillensis genome:
GTGATAAGGGAGCGGCTTCAGCCAGATGCGGGTATGAGAGAATGGAGGTGTGAGCATTGTCATTCTTGATTTCGGCAGCCAGTACACCCGCCTGATCGCCCGGCGCTTCCGTGAACTCGGCACCTACAGCGTTATTTTGCCCGGGAACGCTTCGCTAGAGCGTATCCAACAAGAAAATCCTGCCGGCTTGGTGCTCTCGGGTGGCCCCAGCAGCGTCTACGACGAAGCCGCCCCGCGCCCCGCCGAAGGCGTGCTTGACCTTGATATTCCCATTTTGGGCGTCTGTTACGGCATGCAGTACCTTGCCCACCAAGTCGGCGGCGAAGTCAAGCGGGCAGGCAAGCGCGAGTACGGCAAGGCCGATCTGACGCGCTACGGCGGGCAACTCTTCGAGGGTATTCAGGGCGAGTTCGTGGCGTGGATGAGCCACTCCGACAGCGTGACCCAGTTGCCGCAGGGCTACGAAGTGGTGGCCGAAACAGAGGACACGCCCGTCACCGCCATCGAGAACAGCGTGACCCGGCGCTACGGCGTGCAGTTTCACCCGGAAGTGGTGCATACCCCCAAAGGTGGGCAACTCCTCGCCAACTTCTTGACCATCTGCGGCGCGGCCCGCGACTGGACGGCCCAGCACATCGTCGAAGACCTGATCGCCGGAGTGCAGGCTCAAGTCGGAGACGGGCGGGTGCTGCTCGCCATTTCCGGCGGGGTGGACAGCTCTACGCTGGGTCTGCTGCTGGCCCGCGCCATCGGCGATAAGTTGACGGCTGTCTTTATCGATCACGGCCTCCTGCGCCTCGGCGAGCGCGAACAGGTGGAAGCTGCCCTGACGCCGCTGGGGGTGCATCTGGTGACGGTAGACGCCACAAAGGAATTTCTGGGCGCTCTGGCAGGCGTGTCTGATCCCGAACAAAAGCGCAAGATCATCGGCCGCGAGTTTATTCGGGCGTTTGAACGTGAGGCCCGCGAGTACGGCCCGTTTGATTTTCTGGCGCAGGGCACCCTCTACCCGGACGTGATCGAGTCGGCGGGTGGGCTGAGCAGCGACAAATCCGGTGCGGCCAACATCAAGAGCCACCACAACGTCGGCGGTCTGCCGGACGATCTGGCCTTCAAGCTTGTCGAGCCGTTCCGCACCTTATTTAAAGACGAAGTGCGCGAGATTGCCGCCCTGCTGGGCCTGCCCGACCCCGTGCGGATGCGCCATCCCTTTCCCGGCCCCGGCCTCGGCATTCGCATTCTGGGCGAAGTGACCCCCGAGAAGTTGGACATTCTCAAGCGGGTGGACGACATCTTCATTTCGGGCTTGCGCGAATTTGGCCTCTACGACACCTGCTCGCAGG
This genomic interval carries:
- the guaA gene encoding glutamine-hydrolyzing GMP synthase; protein product: MSIVILDFGSQYTRLIARRFRELGTYSVILPGNASLERIQQENPAGLVLSGGPSSVYDEAAPRPAEGVLDLDIPILGVCYGMQYLAHQVGGEVKRAGKREYGKADLTRYGGQLFEGIQGEFVAWMSHSDSVTQLPQGYEVVAETEDTPVTAIENSVTRRYGVQFHPEVVHTPKGGQLLANFLTICGAARDWTAQHIVEDLIAGVQAQVGDGRVLLAISGGVDSSTLGLLLARAIGDKLTAVFIDHGLLRLGEREQVEAALTPLGVHLVTVDATKEFLGALAGVSDPEQKRKIIGREFIRAFEREAREYGPFDFLAQGTLYPDVIESAGGLSSDKSGAANIKSHHNVGGLPDDLAFKLVEPFRTLFKDEVREIAALLGLPDPVRMRHPFPGPGLGIRILGEVTPEKLDILKRVDDIFISGLREFGLYDTCSQALAVLTPIQSVGVMGDERTYSYTVALRAVTTGDFMTAEWARLPYDFLGTMSSRIVNQVHEVNRVVYDITGKPPATIEWE